GGAAGAAGTGAAACACGCGAGTGAAGAGGCCTGGGAGGAACTGCGCCAAGGGGCTGAAGAAGCATTCACTTCAATGAAAAAGGCGTTTCAGTCGGCTTGGAATAAATTTAAATAAACCTCAAAAGTACCCAAGCAATCAGAGATTACTTGGGGGGCTGATTTCAGATGCAGATCAGCCCATTTTCTTCAGTGCGACGGCATTCATGCAGTATCTTAAGCCACTGGGCGCCGGGCCGTCCGGAAAAACGTGCCCTAAGTGTGCATCACACACCGAACATGTGGTTTCGATACGCTGCATGCCGTGGGACGTATCCAGATGGTAGTGAATCGCATTGGGTGTCACGGGCTGTGTAAATGAAGGCCAGCCTGAGCCAGAGTCGAATTTTTCACTGGCATCGAACAGCATGTTGTCACAACAGATGCAGGCATATTCACCAGGTTCAAACAATTCGCACATGTCAGATCCAAAAGGGCGTTCTGTGCCTTTCTGACGCGTGACATAATAGGCATCCTCGCTTAATTGCTGGCGCCATTCAGCATCACTTTTCTCCACCCGGCGTGTTGGTTCCGGGTTTTCACTGGCTGCATATTTCAGAACGGTTTCCCATGTCAGCATAAAGACCTCCAAGATTTGGGTACTGTCTATAGATAGAGTGCAGGTGAGGGAATTTCAAGCGGGTTGCATTGATATTCTGCTTTAGATTAGACCAGCGATGAAAAGAAATATTAACCATGTTATTTATAAGTGTTTATAAGCGAAAGTCTTGGTTATAATGCCGCGCTTTACGACAGGCTGCGCTTTGCTGCCTGATTGAACACAATGCTCTGGATTTACGATCCAGCCCGCACTGAGGAAAAACGATGTCCCAATACGTTGTCTGCGCACTGT
The Photobacterium sp. GJ3 DNA segment above includes these coding regions:
- the msrB gene encoding peptide-methionine (R)-S-oxide reductase MsrB — encoded protein: MLTWETVLKYAASENPEPTRRVEKSDAEWRQQLSEDAYYVTRQKGTERPFGSDMCELFEPGEYACICCDNMLFDASEKFDSGSGWPSFTQPVTPNAIHYHLDTSHGMQRIETTCSVCDAHLGHVFPDGPAPSGLRYCMNAVALKKMG